The genomic region TTCTTCTTCCAAAATTCGTTTGGATTATCTTGAAGTTTTGAACGCGGACACTCTCGAACCTTTGGAAAATTTGGTAGGGAACATTCTTCTCGCGGTCGCCGTTTTTATCGGACCTGTGCGTTTGATCGACAACATCACCTTGAGCGTGAATCCCTTATGAAGGATCTTCTTCGGATCATCGGCGAAGAATTGTTTTCCCAATTCGATTCTTCACCCAAAAAAAAGAACGTCGTTCCCAAAAAGAAAACATCCGTCGCTTCCGCGGCGGCCGCGAAATCCTCTTCTTCCGTAAACGAAGAGATTTCGGGTAACGTGTATTCCGTGACGGCGGGAAGTCATTCCATATTAGCTTCTTCTTTATTCCAAAAATTGAATCAAACGGTCGTGGTCGTTTCGGAAAACAACACCGCCGCCGAGTTTTTATACCGGGAAGCCTTGAGTTTTCTTCCCGCGAGCGATCTCGTTTATTTTCCGGGTCAAGAAGTTCTTCCTTACGAATATCTTCGTTATCCGACCGAAATGAAACGGGAAAGAATCAAGGCGATCGCAAAGATTCTCTCCGGCGAACCCGCGCTCATCTTTACTTCCGTCGCCGGTTTTTTAAAAACGCTTCCTCCGATCGAAACGATGCAAGGACGAGCGATCGTTTTGGAAAAGGGAAAGGAAATCGATCTCGAAAGTCTTCTCATCGGGCTCATCGATCTCGGTTATAAACGTACGGACGTTTGTGAAACCTTCGGCGAATTCAGTTTGAAGGGCGGGATCCTGGATATTTATTCTTCCTATTCCACCGAACCCGTGCGGATCGACCTTTTCGGAGAGGAAATCGAATCGATTCGAACCTTCGATCCGGACAGCCAAAGATCGATGGCGGATCTGAACAAAGCGGTTCTTCTTCCCGCGGACGAATATATCCTTTCGGACGAACAAAAATTAGAATATCAGAATCTTCTAAAGTCTGCGGATTCTTCCCTGCATCTTCCCGAAATCCCGGAAGCGAACTACGGAATTTATTACGAGGAACTCGTTCCTTTGGTAAGGGAGAATCACGGGATTCTTTCCTATTTTCCGGAACCTCCGGTTCTTTTGTTTCCTTCTCCGAATACGGTGAAGGAAAGAATTCTCCACTTGGAACGGGAATACGTTTCCTTGTTCGAAAAACGTTCCAAAGAAATCCTCTGCGCTCCGCCCGAAAAACTTTTATCCTTCGGGGAAGAACATCGGGTTCTGACCGATTCGATCGGTTTGTCGTTCATCGGTCTTCCTCCGAGAAACGGAAACGATCTGGTTTCTTCTTTGAAGGAAGCTCCGGCCTTTAAGGGAAAAATCCGCGAAGTCCGCGAAAAGATCGCCGAACTCAGAAACGAAGGCGGTTGGAAGATCGTCTTAACTTCCTCGTTCGAGGCTCAGACAAAAAGACTACAAGGGCTTTTCGAAAAGGAAGGAATCGTTTTGTTAAACGAAGACTCCGCCGAGCCGATTCCGTTTCATCTGGGCAAACACAAAAAGGACGCCTTTCTCGTGTTATCCGAACTCAGAAACGGATTCATATTCGAAAATCAGAAAATTCTAATCCTTTCCGAAAACGATATTTTCGGCCGAGAATACAAACGCAAAACCCGTTTTAAAAAGCAGAACAGCAAGGCTCTTCAGAGTTTTATCGATCTCAAAGAAGGGGATTACGTCGTTCATATCCATCACGGGGTCGGTAAGTTTTTAAAGATCGAAAGAACGAACGCGGGCGGTAAAGAACGAGACTTTCTGAAACTGGAATACGCGGGAGGGGATTCTTTATTCGTTCCCTTGGATCAGATTTCTCTGGTGCAGAGATATATCGGTGGAACAGAATCTCCTCGTTTGGACAGTCTTGGTAAGAGCACTTGGAAAAAAACCAAGGACCGTGTTCAAAAGGCAGTCGAAGCGCTCGCCGAAGATTTGGTTCAGATGTATTCCAATCGTTTGAAACTTCAGGGTTACGCGTTTCCACCCGACACGATCTATCAGGAAGAATTCGAGGCCGAGTTCGAATACGAGGAAACCCCCGATCAGATCGACGCGATCGAAGCCGTCAAAAAGGATCTGGAATCGCCCCGTCCTATGGATCGTCTTGTCTGCGGGGACGTGGGTTACGGTAAAACCGAGGTGGCGATCCGAGCCGCGTTTAAGGTCGCGATGGCGGGCCGTCAGATCATGATGCTCGCGCCCACCACGATTTTAGCATTACAACATTATAATACGTTTAAGAACCGTTTCGAAAACTATCCGCTTCGCGTAGAACTCGTTTCCCGTTTTAAAACGGCCGCGGAAACGAGAGATATTCTTTCCGACTTCAGTCTCGGAAAAATCGACATGATCATCGGAACCCACGCCATTCTTTCCCCGAAATTGAAACCGAAAAATCTGGGACTTCTGATCATCGACGAGGAACAAAGATTCGGAGTCAATCACAAGGAAGCGATCAAGAAGTTTAAGAATCTCGTCGACGTTCTCACCTTAACCGCGACTCCAATTCCGAGAACGCTTCACATGGCCTTGACCGGAATCCGCGAACTTTCCATCATCGCCACTCCGCCTAAGAACCGTCAGTCGGTCGAAACCTACGTACTCGAAGAGGACGAGGATCTGATCGCGGACGCGATCCGAAACGAAATTCAAAGGGACGGTCAGGTTTTTTATCTCTACAATCGAGTGGAAACCATCGAACAAGAAACGAAATATCTGAACGAAATCGTTCCCGAGGTTTCGATCGGAGTTCTGCACGGACAAATGACCGAGGACGAAATCGAAGAAACGCTTCTCGATTTTTACAATCGCAAATACGACATTTTGGTTACAACGACGATCATCGA from Leptospira kmetyi serovar Malaysia str. Bejo-Iso9 harbors:
- the mfd gene encoding transcription-repair coupling factor — translated: MKDLLRIIGEELFSQFDSSPKKKNVVPKKKTSVASAAAAKSSSSVNEEISGNVYSVTAGSHSILASSLFQKLNQTVVVVSENNTAAEFLYREALSFLPASDLVYFPGQEVLPYEYLRYPTEMKRERIKAIAKILSGEPALIFTSVAGFLKTLPPIETMQGRAIVLEKGKEIDLESLLIGLIDLGYKRTDVCETFGEFSLKGGILDIYSSYSTEPVRIDLFGEEIESIRTFDPDSQRSMADLNKAVLLPADEYILSDEQKLEYQNLLKSADSSLHLPEIPEANYGIYYEELVPLVRENHGILSYFPEPPVLLFPSPNTVKERILHLEREYVSLFEKRSKEILCAPPEKLLSFGEEHRVLTDSIGLSFIGLPPRNGNDLVSSLKEAPAFKGKIREVREKIAELRNEGGWKIVLTSSFEAQTKRLQGLFEKEGIVLLNEDSAEPIPFHLGKHKKDAFLVLSELRNGFIFENQKILILSENDIFGREYKRKTRFKKQNSKALQSFIDLKEGDYVVHIHHGVGKFLKIERTNAGGKERDFLKLEYAGGDSLFVPLDQISLVQRYIGGTESPRLDSLGKSTWKKTKDRVQKAVEALAEDLVQMYSNRLKLQGYAFPPDTIYQEEFEAEFEYEETPDQIDAIEAVKKDLESPRPMDRLVCGDVGYGKTEVAIRAAFKVAMAGRQIMMLAPTTILALQHYNTFKNRFENYPLRVELVSRFKTAAETRDILSDFSLGKIDMIIGTHAILSPKLKPKNLGLLIIDEEQRFGVNHKEAIKKFKNLVDVLTLTATPIPRTLHMALTGIRELSIIATPPKNRQSVETYVLEEDEDLIADAIRNEIQRDGQVFYLYNRVETIEQETKYLNEIVPEVSIGVLHGQMTEDEIEETLLDFYNRKYDILVTTTIIESGIDMPNVNTLFVKRADLFGLSQLYQIRGRVGRSDRKAFAYMLLPKDRVVTEQAEKRLNTIYEYQELGSGFKVAMRDLEIRGAGNLLGKEQSGDIMEVGFDLYVRMLEEAIARIKGEEVAVEVRTSVTLNTNFFIPETYIADTRQKIEFYKKFEGARDLEEIDEVYTEMVDRFGEPPEDAKTFILLEKIRTLASNLGFESVAEMKDEIKLKSGSYFRGDNVKIIQLISARTGLTLNPREPNVLIFQTGKKSEKEKLDTLIFLLSEMLPSKKV